A portion of the Streptomyces platensis genome contains these proteins:
- a CDS encoding MFS transporter, with protein sequence MSGTENGGHGGSDDPFEEGGTSLLRQPKAVWATAGASVVAFMGIGLVDPILPSIARGLHATNSQVSLLFTSYFLITAVAMLVTGFVSSRIGGRKTLLAGLALVVVFAALSGMSGSVGELVGFRAGWGLGNALFVSTALAVIVGAAAGGSSAAILLYESALGLGMACGPLLGAVLGDMKWRYPFFGTAVLMAVGFLAITVFLKEQPRPAAKTSLLAPVKALGHGGLAATATAAFFYNYAFFTVLAFTPFVLNMSPYASGGVFFAWGVLLAVFSVIVAPRLQHRFGSLKVLCASLLLLAADLVVLGYGDHTTAVVCTVLAGAFIGLNNTVFTELALGVSDAPRPVASAGYNFVRWFAAAAAPFLAPKIEEWTDIHLPFVVAAVAAVLGAGIVAVRRRALTLGADEQAPRHAAEDGVTAFAR encoded by the coding sequence ATGAGCGGCACGGAGAACGGCGGCCACGGCGGCTCGGACGATCCGTTCGAGGAGGGCGGCACCTCCCTGCTCCGCCAGCCGAAGGCCGTCTGGGCCACGGCGGGCGCCTCGGTCGTTGCCTTCATGGGCATCGGCCTCGTCGACCCGATCCTCCCCTCGATCGCCCGGGGCCTGCACGCCACCAACAGCCAGGTCTCCCTCCTCTTCACCTCCTACTTCCTGATCACCGCGGTCGCGATGCTGGTCACCGGCTTCGTCTCCAGCCGTATCGGCGGCCGCAAGACGCTGCTGGCCGGGCTGGCGCTGGTGGTGGTCTTCGCGGCGCTCTCCGGAATGTCGGGGTCGGTCGGCGAACTGGTCGGCTTCCGGGCGGGCTGGGGCCTGGGCAACGCCCTGTTCGTCTCGACGGCGCTGGCGGTCATCGTCGGCGCGGCGGCCGGCGGAAGCAGCGCGGCGATCCTGCTGTACGAGTCCGCGCTGGGGCTCGGGATGGCCTGCGGCCCGCTGCTGGGCGCGGTCCTCGGCGACATGAAGTGGCGCTACCCGTTCTTCGGGACCGCCGTTCTGATGGCCGTCGGCTTCCTCGCCATCACGGTCTTCCTCAAGGAGCAGCCGAGGCCCGCCGCCAAGACCTCGCTCCTCGCCCCGGTCAAGGCGCTCGGCCACGGCGGGCTGGCCGCCACCGCCACCGCCGCCTTCTTCTACAACTACGCGTTCTTCACGGTGCTGGCCTTCACCCCGTTCGTGCTGAACATGTCCCCCTACGCGTCGGGCGGCGTCTTCTTCGCCTGGGGTGTGCTGCTCGCGGTGTTCTCGGTGATCGTGGCGCCCCGGCTCCAGCACCGCTTCGGCTCACTGAAGGTGCTGTGCGCCTCGCTGCTGCTGCTCGCCGCCGATCTGGTCGTGCTGGGCTACGGCGACCACACCACCGCGGTCGTCTGCACCGTCCTGGCCGGCGCCTTCATCGGCCTGAACAACACCGTCTTCACGGAACTGGCGCTGGGCGTCTCGGACGCTCCGCGCCCGGTGGCGAGCGCCGGCTACAACTTCGTGCGCTGGTTCGCGGCGGCGGCCGCGCCGTTCCTCGCGCCCAAGATCGAGGAGTGGACCGATATCCATCTCCCCTTCGTGGTCGCGGCCGTCGCCGCGGTGCTCGGCGCCGGCATCGTCGCCGTCCGGCGCCGCGCGCTGACCCTCGGGGCCGACGAGCAGGCACCGCGGCACGCGGCGGAGGACGGGGTCACCGCCTTCGCCCGCTGA
- a CDS encoding alpha/beta fold hydrolase yields the protein MSRPPSLTLPPCARAYRLDTDRGSFAVQDARPEAAPIGTALLVPGFTGSKEDFLALLAPLAAAGFRAVAVDGRGQHESPGPREEQAYTQRELALDVLAQARAVREPDSGPVHLLGHSLGGLITRAAVLLDAAPFRSLTVLSSGPAAIEASQQVRVRMLIDALGRLDMESVWRTMRELDPPEAADAATPPEIGAFLHRRWLNTVPEQLIATGRQMLEEPDRVAELARTGLATHVVSGAVDYAWPVAWMDAMADRLSARRTVIEGAEHSPNAERPEKTAEALAGFWSGVG from the coding sequence ATGAGCAGGCCGCCCTCCCTCACACTGCCCCCGTGCGCCCGTGCGTACCGACTCGACACCGACCGCGGCTCCTTCGCCGTGCAGGACGCCCGGCCCGAGGCCGCGCCGATCGGCACCGCCCTGCTGGTACCCGGATTCACCGGCAGCAAGGAAGACTTCCTCGCCCTGCTCGCTCCGCTGGCCGCGGCCGGGTTCCGGGCGGTCGCGGTGGACGGCCGCGGCCAGCACGAGTCCCCCGGGCCGCGCGAGGAACAGGCGTACACGCAACGGGAGTTGGCGCTCGATGTGCTGGCGCAGGCGCGGGCCGTGCGGGAGCCGGACAGCGGGCCGGTCCATCTGCTGGGGCACTCGCTGGGCGGACTGATCACCCGGGCCGCGGTGCTGCTGGACGCGGCCCCGTTCCGTTCGCTGACCGTGCTCAGCTCCGGGCCCGCGGCCATCGAGGCGTCCCAGCAGGTCCGGGTGCGGATGCTGATCGACGCGCTCGGCCGGCTCGACATGGAGAGCGTCTGGCGGACGATGCGCGAACTGGATCCCCCGGAGGCGGCGGACGCGGCGACCCCGCCGGAGATCGGCGCGTTCCTGCACCGCCGTTGGCTGAACACCGTGCCCGAGCAGCTGATCGCGACCGGCCGGCAGATGCTGGAGGAGCCGGACCGGGTGGCGGAGCTGGCCCGTACGGGGCTGGCGACCCATGTCGTCTCCGGCGCCGTCGACTACGCCTGGCCGGTGGCGTGGATGGATGCGATGGCCGACCGGCTGTCCGCCCGGCGCACCGTCATCGAGGGCGCCGAGCACTCCCCCAACGCCGAGCGCCCGGAGAAGACGGCCGAGGCGCTTGCGGGGTTCTGGAGCGGGGTGGGCTGA
- a CDS encoding DUF6758 family protein, translating to MRGEPSCPKCGGRVRAPGLFSDTWQCALHGTVHPLQPVVPPSVEALGVVVRRAQVPVWMPWPLPVGWLFTGVACAGDDRSGGRATAVACTGPGPLGGPGELLLIAEELGVGLGARYAGIEGPDPGPHLCVDKHPHGKVLAAGRPTPLWHLDDAPPDRAVFAGEARGLWLWAIAWPEESGLMMYDELVLTDLREAGAEVDLLPCGALSPRILG from the coding sequence ATGAGGGGCGAACCCAGTTGCCCGAAGTGCGGAGGCCGGGTAAGGGCGCCCGGTCTCTTCTCCGACACCTGGCAGTGCGCCCTGCACGGCACCGTGCATCCGCTCCAGCCGGTCGTCCCGCCGAGCGTCGAGGCGCTCGGCGTTGTCGTGCGCCGCGCCCAGGTGCCCGTATGGATGCCCTGGCCGCTGCCGGTGGGCTGGCTGTTCACCGGGGTGGCCTGCGCCGGTGACGACCGCAGCGGCGGCCGGGCGACCGCGGTGGCCTGCACGGGCCCCGGCCCGCTCGGCGGCCCCGGCGAACTGCTGCTGATCGCCGAGGAACTGGGCGTCGGACTCGGCGCGCGCTACGCCGGTATCGAGGGCCCCGACCCCGGCCCGCACCTCTGCGTCGACAAGCACCCGCACGGCAAGGTGCTCGCCGCCGGCCGCCCGACCCCGCTGTGGCACCTCGACGACGCACCCCCGGACCGTGCGGTCTTCGCGGGCGAGGCGCGCGGGCTGTGGCTGTGGGCGATCGCCTGGCCCGAGGAGTCGGGGCTGATGATGTACGACGAGCTGGTGCTGACCGATCTGCGTGAGGCCGGCGCCGAGGTGGATCTGCTGCCGTGCGGGGCGCTCTCACCGCGGATCCTGGGCTGA
- a CDS encoding SRPBCC family protein, with protein sequence MTENPASSADAEDGPHGIALTRTFDARRELVFEAWTRPEHFGYWFGGELAVPADRMTMDPRPGGIWSLVMQTPDGGELPFSGVYREVTPPERLEFTLKDATAPDGIEGEIVRVTLTDLGDRTEMAFRQLGGNLTSEQYRQAEAGWSGFFDRLTELLAQA encoded by the coding sequence ATGACCGAGAATCCGGCGTCATCGGCCGATGCCGAAGACGGCCCGCACGGCATCGCGCTCACCCGGACCTTCGATGCCCGCCGTGAGCTGGTCTTCGAGGCGTGGACCAGGCCGGAGCACTTCGGGTACTGGTTCGGCGGGGAGCTGGCGGTGCCGGCCGACCGGATGACGATGGATCCCCGGCCCGGCGGCATCTGGAGTCTGGTGATGCAGACCCCGGACGGCGGTGAGCTGCCGTTCTCCGGTGTCTACCGTGAGGTCACGCCCCCGGAGCGGCTGGAGTTCACGCTCAAGGACGCGACCGCGCCGGACGGCATCGAGGGCGAGATCGTCCGGGTCACCCTGACCGACCTCGGGGACCGTACGGAGATGGCCTTCCGGCAGCTCGGCGGCAATCTCACCTCCGAGCAGTACCGCCAGGCGGAGGCGGGCTGGTCGGGCTTCTTCGACCGCCTCACGGAGCTGCTCGCGCAGGCCTGA
- a CDS encoding NYN domain-containing protein, translated as MNDVQPTGPTDLTALAAGIERTNELLTRVLAEVATTPSTHAAFVDAGYVYAAAGRLVAGTEDRKAFDLDAEGLIEAFIDRARMIFPDSRLLRVYWYDGARRRIHTQEQQRIAELPDVKVRLGNLNANNQQKGVDSLIRSDLESLARHRAISDAVLIGGDEDLVSAVEAAQGYGARVHLWGIEASGGRNQAEPLLWEVDSTRTFDLEFCKPYVTRRAGVECDQTVGEGPAPSREDVRFVGAQVAAQWLSERGREWVAGLLPGHPYLPGAVDQELLTASEALLRHSLRGHADLRRVLRDGFWDHVQGQY; from the coding sequence ATGAATGACGTCCAGCCCACGGGCCCCACCGACCTCACCGCGCTCGCCGCCGGGATCGAGCGCACCAACGAGCTGCTCACCCGGGTACTCGCCGAGGTCGCCACCACCCCGTCCACCCACGCGGCCTTCGTGGACGCGGGCTATGTCTACGCCGCCGCGGGACGGCTGGTCGCCGGCACGGAGGACCGCAAGGCCTTCGATCTGGACGCGGAAGGGCTCATCGAGGCCTTCATCGACCGCGCCCGGATGATCTTCCCGGACAGCCGGCTGCTCCGCGTCTACTGGTACGACGGCGCCCGCCGCCGGATCCACACCCAGGAGCAGCAGCGGATCGCCGAGCTGCCCGATGTGAAGGTCCGGCTCGGCAACCTCAACGCCAACAACCAGCAGAAGGGCGTCGACTCCCTGATCCGCTCGGACCTGGAGTCGCTGGCCCGGCACCGGGCGATCAGCGACGCGGTGCTGATCGGCGGCGACGAGGACCTGGTCTCCGCGGTCGAGGCGGCCCAGGGCTACGGCGCACGGGTGCACCTGTGGGGCATCGAGGCCTCCGGCGGCCGCAATCAGGCCGAGCCGCTGCTGTGGGAGGTCGACAGCACCCGCACCTTCGACCTGGAGTTCTGCAAGCCGTACGTCACCCGGCGGGCCGGCGTCGAATGCGACCAGACGGTGGGCGAGGGGCCGGCGCCCAGCCGTGAGGACGTCCGCTTCGTCGGTGCGCAGGTCGCCGCCCAGTGGCTGTCGGAGCGCGGCCGTGAGTGGGTGGCCGGACTGCTCCCCGGTCACCCGTATCTGCCCGGCGCCGTCGACCAGGAACTCCTGACCGCCTCGGAGGCGCTGCTGCGGCACTCCCTGCGCGGCCACGCCGATCTGCGCCGGGTCCTGCGCGACGGCTTCTGGGATCACGTGCAGGGGCAGTATTAG
- a CDS encoding PHP domain-containing protein: protein MRIDLHTHSTASDGTDTPAELVRNAAAGGLDVVALTDHDTVGGHAEARAALPAGLTLITGAELSCRLDGVSLHMLAYLFDPEEPELARERELVRDDRVPRAQGMVAKLRDLGVPITWEQVARIAGDGAVGRPHIATALVDLGVVPSVSDAFCADWLANDGRAYVEKHELDPFDAIRLVKAAGGVTVFAHPLAVKRGSCVPESAIAELAAAGLDGIEVDHMDHDAPTRARLRGMAADLGLLTTGSSDYHGSRKTCRLGEYTTDPEIYGEIVRRATGAFPVPGTGG from the coding sequence GTGCGTATCGATCTGCACACCCACTCCACGGCCTCCGACGGTACGGACACCCCCGCCGAGCTGGTGCGCAACGCCGCGGCGGGCGGGCTCGACGTCGTCGCGCTGACCGACCACGACACCGTCGGCGGCCACGCCGAGGCGCGGGCGGCGCTGCCCGCGGGGCTGACGCTGATCACCGGCGCCGAACTCTCCTGCCGGCTCGACGGGGTGAGCCTCCACATGCTCGCCTACCTCTTCGACCCCGAGGAGCCCGAGCTCGCCCGCGAGCGGGAGCTGGTGCGGGACGACCGGGTGCCGCGGGCCCAGGGCATGGTCGCCAAGCTGCGGGACCTCGGAGTGCCCATCACCTGGGAGCAGGTCGCCCGGATCGCCGGGGACGGCGCCGTGGGACGGCCGCATATCGCCACCGCCCTCGTCGACCTGGGCGTGGTGCCCTCCGTCTCCGACGCGTTCTGCGCCGACTGGCTCGCCAACGACGGCCGGGCGTACGTGGAGAAGCACGAACTCGATCCGTTCGACGCGATCCGGCTGGTCAAGGCGGCGGGTGGAGTCACCGTCTTCGCGCATCCACTGGCCGTCAAGCGCGGCAGCTGTGTACCGGAGAGCGCGATCGCCGAACTGGCCGCGGCCGGTCTCGACGGCATCGAGGTCGACCACATGGACCATGACGCCCCGACCCGCGCGCGGCTGCGCGGGATGGCCGCCGACCTCGGCCTGCTGACCACCGGCTCCAGTGACTACCACGGGAGCCGTAAGACCTGTCGCCTCGGCGAATACACCACCGACCCCGAGATCTACGGCGAGATCGTGCGCCGCGCGACCGGCGCCTTCCCCGTTCCCGGCACCGGGGGCTGA
- a CDS encoding MarC family protein: MFDVAVFSTLFVTLFVIMDPPGITPIFLALTSGRPAKVQRRMAWQAAAVAFCVIALFGLFGRQILGRLHISTPALMIAGGLLLLLVALDLLTGKSEEPTQTKDVNVALVPLGMPLLAGPGAIVSVILAVQHAHGVAAQISVWAAIAAIHVVLYVVMRFSLVIIRVIKDGGVVLVTRLAGMMLSALAVQQIINGVLQVIQAAA; the protein is encoded by the coding sequence GTGTTCGACGTCGCCGTCTTCAGTACTCTGTTCGTCACCCTGTTCGTGATCATGGATCCGCCGGGCATCACCCCGATCTTCCTGGCCCTGACCTCCGGCCGGCCGGCCAAGGTGCAGCGCCGGATGGCCTGGCAGGCCGCCGCCGTCGCCTTCTGCGTCATCGCCCTCTTCGGCCTCTTCGGGCGGCAGATCCTGGGGCGGCTGCACATCTCCACGCCCGCGCTGATGATCGCGGGCGGGCTGCTGCTCCTGCTGGTCGCGCTGGATCTGCTGACCGGAAAGTCGGAGGAGCCGACCCAGACCAAGGACGTCAATGTGGCGCTGGTGCCGCTGGGGATGCCACTGCTGGCCGGGCCCGGGGCGATCGTGTCGGTGATCCTCGCGGTGCAGCACGCCCACGGGGTCGCCGCGCAGATCTCCGTCTGGGCGGCCATCGCGGCGATCCATGTGGTGCTGTATGTGGTGATGCGGTTCTCGCTGGTGATCATCCGCGTGATCAAGGACGGCGGAGTGGTCCTGGTCACGCGACTGGCGGGCATGATGCTCTCCGCGCTCGCCGTGCAGCAGATCATCAACGGCGTTCTCCAGGTGATCCAGGCGGCGGCCTGA